The Desulfobotulus pelophilus genome segment GCCTTGCCTTCGGACCCGTCATAGGCAAAAAAGCAAAGCCTATATAGATAGTACCCTCCCGGGAAGTTCTTATATGTGCTGTAATGGCATCCAGTTCAAGAATATCGTCCTCTATGCCAATGGACAGCTGTACACGGGAACCTTCGGGAATGGGGGTGTGAATTTCCAGAAGCACACCTCCCCGGCTGATGTTCAGGGTTTTTCCCATCCCCTGAAGAATAAGGCCTCCCCGATCTCCCAGAACAAAAAAGTGAACAAGATTCCGGGTTTCCGGACGAAAGATAAAACGCCTTTTTTCAGATTGATTCCGGGTCTGTGTCATGGCTTTTTCCTCTGACATCTATGGATTCTCCAATGAGCTCCAGGGTTGTCTGCACCGACTTCAGGGAAAAACCCAGCATTTTTCTGAACGTTGGTGAGAGCCTGTCCCAGAGCATGCCCGCATCTGCATCGCTTACCGGTACAATGGATGTATGACTGTCTCCCATAAAAACAAGGCCATCGATGGCAAGGGGGTTACCCGCCATGGGGTGGGCAAGGATACTGTCTTCGGCAAAAGATGCCAGTTCCCATGTGACGTCTTTCCCTTTATAGGCCAGAATGGCCCGCCCTCCCTTTACACAGAAAAAAGATCCTGAAGAAAGGGTGCCTGAGGCCTGCAGGACAGTCCATGATTTCGGTATTTCCGAAGACAGGGAAAGGGACGACCGAAGCCTTGCGAGAGTTTCGCCAAGCTGAGTCAGTTCTTTGTCCACATCCAGAAAAAGCTGCTGGAAAAAAGGAGAAAAAGTTGTGTATTCACGGGCGAGCCTCTGGGCATCCAGAACTCCCAGCAATACCTCACCAACCGCATGTACGGATGCATTTCTGGGGCGATTCATGAGGGAAAAAGTGGCAGCGCTTCCGATAAAAGCACCCTTGCCAAGGCAGAAAAGGGGTATGCTCCGCCCCCCTATTTCCCTGTGGGTGCGGACTTTCCCCTCCAGAATAACCCATAGCCATGAACCAAAACGCCCCTGACGCACCACCACGCTGCCGTCCCGGTGGAACTCTTCATCGACAATATCACTGTACTCAATGGATGGGCCTTTGAGAAAGGGCTCTTTACCTGACGAGCTGTGATGAAAGGACTGTTCTTCCCGGGACTCATCCACCCGGCGGAGAGCATCCAGAAGAAGCCCTGTGAGATTTCGGTGGATCTCTCTGGAAGCTGGGCCAGTCCCCGGAAGAAAAAGGAAATCCCCATCCTGCCAGGTAAACAGTTCATGGAAAGCCTTTTCACCGGAAAGTCCCCCCTGGCGGGCATCAAAAACATCTCCGTTTTTCATGTTAATGACACCTTCCGCACCATTTTCCGCAAAAATGCGAACCTCACCACTGGCTACAGCGGTTCCGAGAAACTGAAGAAGGTCAGCAAGACTGATAAAAGACAGCTTGCCTGAAAGGACGTCTGATTTTGGCATCGGTATTTCCAGAATCAATCATGGCCGTTTACGGACAGACTTTATTTTTTCGCCCAGTCCAGTTCTTTCTGCAGATGTCTGAGTGTGCTTTCTATGCAGGCTTTGAGTGTCTTTCCAACCCCTTCTCCGGTTACCGCACTGGCGGCAAAGGAAGGAACCTTCAGCTGGCGGTTGAGATCCCTTTCCATCTGAGCAATGGACATGACGGGCAGCCCTTCTCTGGCCAGGTCCCGCTTGTTGTACTGCATGACCAGAGGAACCCGTGCGATATTCAATCCGTAGGATTTGAGATTTTCATGCAGATCCTTCAGGGAGAGCATGTTTTTTTCCCTGCGAACCGTAAGGGAGTCAGCAACAAAGACAAGGCCATCCGCCCCTTTCAGAACCAGTTTTCGCGTAGATGCATATTGGGGCTGGCCGGGAACGGTGAACAGCTGTACCCTGACATCGCAGCCATGAATCTTGCCAAGCCCCATGGGCAGAAAATCAAAGAAAAGGGTCCGGTCTCCCTGAGTATCGATGGAAACCAGCTCTCCTTTCATATGCTTCCGGAAAAGTTTGTGTATGGTTTCGAGGTTGGTTGTTTTACCGCATCGGCCCGGGCCATAGTAAACAATTTTACATTCAATGACCCGTTGCTGCATGTTAAAAACGGCCATAAAGACCCTCCAGAATTCCGTTACTCCAACCATGACAATCCGCTGGGACCCTATGGGAAAACATCAGCCCT includes the following:
- a CDS encoding PilZ domain-containing protein, yielding MTQTRNQSEKRRFIFRPETRNLVHFFVLGDRGGLILQGMGKTLNISRGGVLLEIHTPIPEGSRVQLSIGIEDDILELDAITAHIRTSREGTIYIGFAFLPMTGPKARLLSLFIQRFEEYI
- a CDS encoding DUF4388 domain-containing protein, with amino-acid sequence MPKSDVLSGKLSFISLADLLQFLGTAVASGEVRIFAENGAEGVINMKNGDVFDARQGGLSGEKAFHELFTWQDGDFLFLPGTGPASREIHRNLTGLLLDALRRVDESREEQSFHHSSSGKEPFLKGPSIEYSDIVDEEFHRDGSVVVRQGRFGSWLWVILEGKVRTHREIGGRSIPLFCLGKGAFIGSAATFSLMNRPRNASVHAVGEVLLGVLDAQRLAREYTTFSPFFQQLFLDVDKELTQLGETLARLRSSLSLSSEIPKSWTVLQASGTLSSGSFFCVKGGRAILAYKGKDVTWELASFAEDSILAHPMAGNPLAIDGLVFMGDSHTSIVPVSDADAGMLWDRLSPTFRKMLGFSLKSVQTTLELIGESIDVRGKSHDTDPESI
- a CDS encoding GTP-binding protein; the encoded protein is MAVFNMQQRVIECKIVYYGPGRCGKTTNLETIHKLFRKHMKGELVSIDTQGDRTLFFDFLPMGLGKIHGCDVRVQLFTVPGQPQYASTRKLVLKGADGLVFVADSLTVRREKNMLSLKDLHENLKSYGLNIARVPLVMQYNKRDLAREGLPVMSIAQMERDLNRQLKVPSFAASAVTGEGVGKTLKACIESTLRHLQKELDWAKK